Part of the uncultured Anaeromusa sp. genome is shown below.
GGAAGTCCTCGTTTTGGCGAACTATTTTTGGCCTATATGACAGCGTTGCTGTTTTCTTTGCAAGCAACAAGCGAGTTGATACTCATCAAACCGGTGGCGTTCTTTTTCACGGTGGGAGGGGTATTTGCTTTTTTCTTTACGGTATTGCGCAGGACAATCCATATTAGTGTACGACATAAATAAAGAGAGGATTTGATAAATATGGCAAAAGAGTGTTCCTTTGACGTGGTTTCTGATTTAGATATGCAAGAAGTGGATAATGCCGTTAATCAATGTGCGAAAGAAATTAAACAGCGTTTTGATTTTCGCGGCAGTAAATCAACGATTTCCTTGGAAGGAGATACGGAGATTCGCATTTTAGCTGATGATGAATATAAGCTAAAAAACGTGATTGACATTTTGCAAACGAAAGCAATAAAACGCGGCATTTCCCTCAAAAACTTTGACTATGGCAAAATGGAAACAGCGTCACAGAGCATGGTGAGACAGTCTATTACACTGAAAAAGGGTATTCAAAAAGAGAA
Proteins encoded:
- a CDS encoding DUF520 family protein, which gives rise to MAKECSFDVVSDLDMQEVDNAVNQCAKEIKQRFDFRGSKSTISLEGDTEIRILADDEYKLKNVIDILQTKAIKRGISLKNFDYGKMETASQSMVRQSITLKKGIQKE